One genomic segment of Aquipluma nitroreducens includes these proteins:
- the brxC gene encoding BREX system P-loop protein BrxC produces the protein MQLSEIFERKIDRVINSAVVVSNQKEATVQAEITEYVFTSDLIEKLYYFLDTVLNKKVGKTGIWINGYYGSGKSHFIKYAHYCLDSANSAKAFEHYRLNVEKHQKENDLSEVTVSNVLQLKRKIEQTHIENIIFNVEDETDDGSGERLTRIFLSMLNRFRGYNSSDIPLAILFEKYLDKKGVFAEFKTRLQEESGYNWETQAADVASYELDTILKLSKSLVPEMDTDSLRVKLSNPETFRVTIKDTLIPELKDYLAEKDNNYRLIFLVDEISQYIGNNKELLLNFQNIIERVSEDCDNQVWIACTAQQSLDEVSENVGSIDVNDEFGKILGRFDTRISLESADASYITQVRVLEKNSTGIKELSELYHSNQDAIENQFKLHHDLYKGYNEMDDFILAYPFVPYQFKLISHVFESFQGLKFVIKEVKDNERSILSITHYTAKAHKDEEVGTFMPFDAFYNDQFSSNLTQRGRRAIENALKLPSVEKNGFATRVVKNLFMISNLKDSIRLTFPSNLDNLTILMMTNLDENKLQLQNKIKAVLDKLLEESIIREERGNYFFFNEDEMDLTNIIKDTILNGEDRLTEADRFIRSLLKIESKERYESNDFKVAYEIDKKFFLRNGDVSVSVILFERQAATQLALGNSISNLSICINEWFTADKQLMKDFEWFCKNVKYFMNNSGSSTGERLKTIETFKLRNKELNDKITKKITDKFAETNFVSGQTIIEPDAINGSKPNERYKNLIAKHIGMVYKHHKLSNGYALTANDLRKVVRDKQTTNFNDLTPAEQMVEDHIANMGGILTVADIIQKFEGIPFGWKDVATIHMILELNRKKKRELEYRNQPRYKAVDFVEKALNTNERTACVVRDGEEISQAVIDETLLYYRNIFNQDLPATTDGNRLYDNINESLSKIYDTYNEFQETYYGRYPFGIHFNSLCQKLDSWIKIRDPKRLFVVLKDEQDDLKNLYDQCKSLVEFIGRAMDAYNSIQGFYTENKENFSSLEPAEQDKADSLGEFFRSDDPARSFRHIRKAYDELKASIQQLKDALLNETVAAYEQIFAELDSEARNLGVTESHIYGDKEYNLTRIRKLKSITSIRYELSNAASFKSEQLRLIIDFASKKKPDQSKGQASAVGEPKEYYISKLATVIRNEKELDDYLAKAKLEMLALLKEKKTIIIK, from the coding sequence ATGCAACTATCTGAAATCTTTGAACGGAAAATAGATCGAGTTATAAATTCCGCTGTTGTTGTCAGTAATCAGAAGGAAGCTACTGTACAGGCCGAAATTACGGAATACGTTTTTACTTCTGACTTAATTGAAAAACTGTACTACTTTCTGGATACTGTTCTGAATAAAAAAGTAGGGAAAACAGGTATCTGGATAAACGGATATTATGGGTCAGGTAAATCTCACTTTATTAAATATGCCCACTATTGTTTGGATTCAGCTAATTCGGCAAAGGCATTTGAACACTATCGCCTCAATGTGGAAAAGCATCAAAAGGAAAATGATTTGAGTGAGGTAACTGTTTCTAATGTGTTACAACTGAAGCGAAAGATAGAACAAACGCACATTGAAAACATCATCTTCAATGTGGAGGATGAAACGGATGATGGAAGCGGAGAACGATTGACGCGCATCTTTCTGAGCATGTTAAACCGGTTCAGAGGATATAACTCAAGTGACATTCCACTGGCCATTCTATTTGAAAAATACCTTGACAAAAAAGGAGTCTTTGCGGAATTTAAAACCCGCCTTCAGGAAGAATCCGGGTATAATTGGGAAACTCAGGCTGCTGATGTTGCTTCGTATGAATTAGATACCATCCTCAAACTGTCTAAATCATTGGTTCCTGAAATGGATACTGACTCTTTGCGTGTTAAGCTTTCCAATCCTGAGACCTTCCGGGTAACGATTAAAGATACCTTGATTCCTGAGTTAAAGGACTATTTGGCTGAAAAAGACAACAATTACCGCCTGATCTTTCTGGTGGATGAAATCTCGCAGTACATTGGAAATAACAAAGAGCTTTTGCTGAATTTCCAAAATATCATTGAGCGGGTTAGTGAAGACTGCGACAACCAGGTATGGATTGCTTGTACTGCCCAGCAATCGTTGGATGAAGTTTCTGAAAATGTTGGTTCCATTGACGTAAATGATGAATTTGGAAAAATCCTCGGTAGGTTCGATACCCGAATTTCGCTTGAAAGTGCGGATGCTTCGTACATTACCCAGGTCAGGGTTTTGGAGAAAAATTCGACCGGGATTAAAGAACTATCGGAACTTTATCACAGTAATCAGGATGCCATCGAAAACCAGTTTAAACTTCATCATGATTTATACAAAGGCTACAATGAAATGGATGATTTCATCCTGGCCTACCCTTTTGTGCCCTATCAATTCAAATTAATCTCGCATGTCTTTGAATCATTTCAGGGCCTGAAGTTTGTAATAAAGGAAGTGAAGGACAATGAGCGTTCGATATTGAGCATTACCCATTATACTGCCAAAGCGCACAAGGACGAGGAAGTTGGCACCTTTATGCCATTTGACGCATTTTATAACGATCAATTCTCATCAAACCTAACCCAACGCGGACGAAGGGCCATCGAGAACGCTTTAAAACTTCCATCGGTAGAAAAAAATGGGTTTGCTACCCGGGTGGTAAAAAACCTGTTTATGATTTCCAATCTGAAAGATTCCATTCGTCTGACTTTTCCTTCAAATCTGGATAACCTGACGATTTTGATGATGACGAATCTGGACGAAAATAAACTTCAGCTTCAGAACAAGATTAAAGCGGTATTGGACAAATTGCTGGAGGAAAGTATTATCCGGGAGGAACGGGGAAATTATTTCTTCTTCAATGAAGATGAAATGGACCTGACCAATATCATCAAAGACACGATCCTGAACGGCGAGGACCGGCTAACCGAGGCAGACCGTTTTATTCGAAGTCTGTTGAAAATTGAAAGCAAGGAGCGATATGAATCGAACGATTTTAAGGTTGCTTATGAAATTGATAAGAAATTCTTTTTGCGCAATGGCGATGTCTCTGTGTCGGTTATCCTATTCGAAAGGCAAGCGGCAACGCAATTGGCGCTTGGCAACAGCATCAGCAATCTTTCCATCTGCATAAACGAATGGTTTACTGCCGATAAACAATTAATGAAAGATTTTGAGTGGTTCTGTAAGAATGTCAAATACTTCATGAATAACTCCGGATCAAGTACCGGCGAACGCCTGAAAACAATTGAAACATTTAAGCTGCGGAACAAAGAGCTAAATGATAAGATCACAAAAAAGATTACCGATAAATTTGCTGAGACCAATTTTGTAAGCGGTCAAACTATTATTGAACCAGATGCAATTAATGGCTCGAAACCCAATGAACGCTACAAAAATCTGATTGCCAAACACATTGGTATGGTGTACAAACACCACAAGTTAAGCAACGGATACGCATTAACAGCCAACGATCTACGGAAAGTGGTGCGCGATAAGCAAACAACCAACTTTAACGATTTGACACCGGCAGAACAGATGGTTGAAGATCACATTGCCAACATGGGTGGAATCTTGACTGTTGCCGACATTATTCAGAAGTTCGAAGGAATTCCGTTTGGCTGGAAAGATGTGGCAACCATTCACATGATTCTAGAGCTCAACCGGAAGAAAAAACGTGAACTGGAATACCGCAACCAACCACGTTACAAAGCCGTTGATTTTGTAGAAAAAGCATTGAATACCAACGAACGTACTGCGTGTGTGGTGCGCGATGGTGAAGAAATTTCGCAGGCTGTGATTGATGAAACCTTATTGTACTACCGGAATATATTTAATCAGGATTTGCCTGCCACAACCGATGGAAACCGGTTGTATGACAATATCAATGAGAGCCTTTCGAAAATATACGATACGTACAACGAGTTTCAGGAAACGTATTATGGCAGGTATCCGTTTGGAATTCATTTCAATTCACTGTGTCAGAAATTAGACAGTTGGATCAAAATAAGGGATCCAAAACGCCTGTTCGTAGTTTTAAAAGACGAGCAGGATGATTTAAAAAACCTATACGATCAATGCAAATCGTTGGTCGAATTCATTGGCCGGGCAATGGATGCCTACAACAGCATCCAGGGTTTTTATACTGAAAATAAAGAAAATTTCAGCAGTCTTGAACCTGCAGAACAGGACAAAGCCGATTCGTTGGGAGAATTTTTCCGATCTGATGATCCTGCCCGAAGTTTCAGGCACATTCGGAAAGCTTACGACGAGCTAAAAGCATCAATTCAGCAATTAAAAGACGCCCTATTGAATGAAACCGTGGCTGCTTACGAACAGATATTTGCCGAATTGGATAGTGAAGCTAGGAATCTAGGAGTTACCGAAAGTCATATTTACGGAGATAAAGAATATAACCTGACTCGTATCCGCAAGCTTAAATCAATCACTTCTATCCGGTATGAACTATCGAATGCCGCATCGTTTAAAAGCGAACAGTTGCGCCTGATTATTGATTTTGCCTCCAAAAAGAAGCCCGATCAAAGCAAAGGTCAAGCATCTGCGGTTGGAGAGCCAAAGGAATATTACATTTCAAAGTTAGCCACGGTAATCCGCAACGAAAAAGAACTGGATGATTACCTGGCCAAAGCAAAGTTGGAAATGCTGGCTTTGTTGAAAGAGAAAAAAACAATCATTATCAAGTAG
- the pglX gene encoding BREX-1 system adenine-specific DNA-methyltransferase PglX produces the protein MNTSQLKTFAQKARNIIRDGVSRQLKYWGFDEKGNVECRPEKVEGGIVHREEIIDDPSVMKRWETLNHAVKHQGFDQVVEEAAYTWFNRMMAIRILSKNGYDVPQLEYGADGAQTPLILQRARRGQFAFLNKEEQTRLKLVLTDYSKDTQAFAILLTGYCHSHSLLNSIFGRLDDYTELLLPADMLNENGFIHFLNTTSAISDDDYRQVELIGWLYQFYISEKKDQVFAQFKKNQKAEAKDIPAATQIFTPNWIVKYMVENTVGKIWLDKHPGSPLKAGLKYLVESPDQPLGDPLISEISQLKLLDPAAGSGHILVEGFELLFQMYLEEYYMPEEAVESILKNNLFGLDIDLRAAQLARFAILMKAASKYPEILQKNILPKVYAMPAPWNFSRQEILDFLGSEGRPYEEKLSDALQLMQQAQNLGSVMKFDFFVDERSFIVARLENLKNKVFRDNLEEVLLQKIAPFIEVLVILTDRYESIAANPPYMGSGNMNGELKQYVNSNYPLSKTDLMTVFMEVTCDLIKDNGQVGMINLPSWMFLSSFEKMRQKFVESFLITSLIQQGRGIFGSDFGSVSFCFSRENPDGKKGVYRRLFKEHVKVDSVAEKEKRFLDKSYGLFIFKQSNFSKIPGSPIAYWVTEKVGDLFFQDKIKKYGISDGQNITGDNEKYIKFIWEVNGKKIGKGFKWVPVAKGGSFRRWYGNIIDLIDWSEEARNFYRKNTIARIQDKSLWFRPGVTWNLISSGGTGFRILEESVLFNKAAPTILFNENNIEKLNFVLGFLNTKLVKDLLKILNPTINTNIAEILVLPLIEKRLNLIEQKVKDCIYISQKDWNSREISLCFEETPLINQAQSLSQAFLKWQEGVRNVFFQLHFNEEELNQIFIDIYGLNNELDPIVPLKDITILQDELDEKGLEKTDKAIRKRRQWKLVEDKWLLSVDESKPLPELPIKRDVVMKQLVSYSIGCMMGRYRLDQPGLHIAHPNPTHEEVCTYDFNGHEFEIDDDGIIPLMGSNCTFADDAVNRFNHFLEIVWGAETLTQNKNFLVDCLNLKTENQEIEKYLVKDFWKDHCQTYKKKPIYWLFASAKGAFQVLVYMHRMNRFTAEKIRSKYLLKHLQYLLQEIGLLESMSGLAREEQKRLDTLHTHYDECVPYELLLKDCADRQIEFNMDDGVTVNYELFKGVVAPIK, from the coding sequence ATGAATACCAGTCAGCTAAAGACCTTTGCCCAAAAGGCACGAAATATCATTCGCGATGGAGTATCCCGACAACTGAAATACTGGGGTTTTGATGAAAAGGGAAATGTGGAATGCCGCCCCGAAAAAGTAGAAGGCGGCATTGTTCACCGCGAAGAAATCATTGATGACCCTTCGGTGATGAAACGTTGGGAAACCTTGAACCATGCGGTTAAGCATCAGGGATTCGATCAGGTGGTGGAAGAAGCAGCTTATACCTGGTTTAACCGGATGATGGCCATTCGTATTTTGTCGAAAAACGGTTACGATGTACCTCAATTGGAATATGGCGCCGATGGGGCACAAACACCGCTGATTCTGCAACGGGCCCGTCGCGGACAGTTTGCCTTTTTGAACAAAGAAGAGCAAACCCGACTGAAACTGGTCTTGACGGATTACTCCAAAGACACCCAGGCCTTTGCTATTTTGCTCACTGGTTATTGCCATTCTCATTCGTTGCTCAACAGTATTTTTGGTCGCTTAGATGATTATACCGAATTGCTGCTTCCGGCAGATATGCTGAACGAAAACGGTTTTATTCATTTCCTGAATACCACATCAGCCATTTCAGACGACGATTACCGGCAAGTAGAATTGATTGGATGGTTGTACCAGTTTTATATTTCGGAGAAGAAAGATCAGGTATTTGCCCAGTTTAAAAAGAACCAGAAAGCTGAAGCCAAAGACATTCCGGCAGCTACCCAGATTTTTACTCCCAACTGGATTGTGAAATACATGGTGGAAAACACAGTGGGTAAGATTTGGCTCGATAAACATCCCGGCTCTCCATTGAAAGCCGGGTTGAAGTATTTGGTTGAAAGCCCTGACCAGCCGTTAGGTGACCCACTAATTAGCGAGATATCCCAATTGAAATTGCTGGATCCGGCTGCAGGCTCCGGCCATATTTTGGTGGAAGGCTTTGAGTTGTTATTCCAGATGTATTTGGAGGAGTATTACATGCCCGAAGAAGCGGTGGAAAGCATTTTGAAAAACAACCTGTTTGGTTTGGACATTGACCTGCGTGCAGCCCAATTGGCCCGGTTTGCCATCTTGATGAAAGCTGCTTCGAAATACCCGGAGATCCTCCAAAAGAATATTTTACCTAAGGTGTACGCCATGCCTGCACCTTGGAATTTTAGCCGACAGGAAATATTGGATTTTCTGGGCAGTGAAGGCAGACCCTATGAAGAAAAGCTAAGCGATGCCCTGCAATTGATGCAACAGGCGCAGAACCTGGGTTCGGTAATGAAATTTGACTTTTTTGTAGATGAACGAAGTTTTATCGTGGCTCGTTTGGAAAACCTCAAAAATAAAGTCTTTCGCGATAATCTGGAAGAAGTGCTGCTGCAAAAAATTGCACCGTTTATAGAAGTGCTGGTGATTTTGACTGACCGCTATGAATCCATTGCAGCCAATCCTCCTTACATGGGCAGTGGCAATATGAACGGGGAATTAAAACAGTATGTCAATTCAAACTACCCTCTCTCCAAAACCGACTTGATGACTGTTTTTATGGAGGTTACCTGTGATTTGATTAAAGATAATGGTCAGGTTGGAATGATTAACCTGCCATCCTGGATGTTTCTATCTTCATTTGAAAAAATGAGGCAAAAATTTGTTGAATCATTTCTAATTACAAGCCTAATCCAGCAAGGAAGAGGAATATTTGGGTCTGATTTTGGTTCAGTTTCATTCTGTTTTTCAAGAGAAAATCCTGATGGTAAGAAAGGTGTTTATCGAAGACTTTTTAAGGAACATGTTAAAGTTGATTCTGTTGCAGAAAAAGAAAAGCGGTTTTTAGATAAGTCGTATGGACTTTTTATTTTTAAGCAATCAAACTTCTCAAAAATACCAGGAAGCCCGATTGCTTATTGGGTGACTGAGAAAGTTGGTGATTTGTTTTTTCAAGATAAAATTAAAAAATATGGGATTTCAGATGGCCAAAATATAACTGGGGACAATGAAAAATATATAAAGTTCATCTGGGAAGTAAATGGAAAAAAAATTGGAAAAGGATTTAAATGGGTTCCCGTTGCGAAAGGCGGTTCATTCAGAAGATGGTACGGGAATATTATAGATCTGATTGACTGGTCTGAAGAAGCTAGAAATTTCTATCGAAAAAATACAATCGCAAGGATTCAAGATAAATCATTATGGTTCAGGCCAGGTGTAACATGGAATTTGATAAGTAGTGGAGGAACTGGTTTTAGAATATTAGAAGAAAGTGTCCTTTTTAATAAAGCAGCACCGACAATTCTTTTTAATGAGAATAACATTGAAAAGTTAAATTTCGTTTTAGGCTTTCTAAATACAAAATTAGTTAAGGATTTGCTTAAAATATTAAATCCAACTATCAATACCAATATTGCAGAAATACTAGTTTTGCCTTTAATTGAAAAACGATTAAATTTAATTGAGCAAAAGGTTAAAGATTGTATTTATATTTCTCAAAAAGACTGGAATAGCAGAGAGATTTCTCTTTGTTTTGAGGAAACACCACTTATTAATCAAGCCCAATCTTTATCTCAAGCATTTCTAAAATGGCAAGAAGGGGTAAGAAACGTCTTTTTTCAATTACATTTCAATGAAGAAGAACTCAATCAGATATTCATTGATATTTACGGGCTTAACAACGAGCTTGATCCCATTGTGCCTCTAAAAGACATTACCATTTTACAGGACGAGTTGGATGAAAAAGGCTTGGAGAAAACAGACAAAGCTATACGCAAACGCCGACAATGGAAATTGGTGGAGGACAAATGGCTACTGTCTGTGGACGAAAGTAAACCTTTACCTGAATTACCCATAAAGCGCGATGTGGTAATGAAACAACTGGTTTCGTATAGCATTGGTTGTATGATGGGCCGTTACCGGTTGGATCAGCCCGGGCTGCACATTGCCCATCCCAACCCAACACACGAGGAGGTTTGCACCTACGACTTCAACGGACACGAATTTGAAATTGATGATGATGGTATTATCCCGTTAATGGGTTCCAACTGCACGTTCGCCGATGATGCGGTCAATCGTTTTAACCATTTTCTGGAGATAGTTTGGGGAGCCGAAACACTCACCCAAAACAAAAACTTTCTGGTGGATTGTTTAAATCTGAAAACTGAAAATCAGGAAATTGAAAAATACCTGGTGAAGGATTTCTGGAAAGACCATTGCCAAACCTACAAAAAGAAGCCCATCTACTGGCTCTTTGCGTCAGCGAAAGGCGCATTTCAGGTATTGGTGTATATGCACCGAATGAATCGCTTTACAGCAGAAAAGATTCGCTCCAAATACCTGCTGAAACACCTTCAGTATTTGCTACAGGAAATCGGCTTACTGGAAAGTATGAGCGGCCTCGCGCGCGAGGAACAAAAACGTCTAGATACCCTTCATACACATTACGATGAATGTGTGCCCTACGAGCTGCTACTAAAAGATTGTGCCGACCGCCAAATTGAATTTAATATGGACGATGGTGTAACGGTTAATTATGAATTGTTTAAAGGGGTGGTTGCGCCAATAAAATAA
- the pglZ gene encoding BREX-1 system phosphatase PglZ type A: MLKERIEQYFQQYPQLRVLFFFDEEKEHEEEYLAMDLEGIRKVTFDNRNFYLKVMLHGEWSAERVFLYFQQPMPSTQDEYRHFPLLDLLVANKVLYLDNVADFMDQFQLAPNQRSLAKRYIKELTRTPIQKVVAPLLTRTRFEESELVIGLISAFLRFTKIERWETILAKILCLGLPGQEENRDYFFRKIDANILYPFLVQPIRDYFNTTLEELNQQTLIELQNRLKYNLITYTLDEKPDDPYKNLKIQDGVVLSMLSNLSESALNNPKLADQFLQLLESNDSQIKEETLLQIYGSESEFGYLTTFMKWKILSSGIREIDFKPQTALQVFERVSMFRENTVQLSNTVRFLIYLANINSQLNEISGYIYDSPDEYIEKYAQDFYRIDQNYRKAIDFYRSVDVSELPDFIQLDPLKDLLEDRYESFLEKLNREWLKCFSEQGFSYANLATPKQYDFIKREIVPYELKIVVIISDALRYESAMSLLSELHGDSKNEAVIRHQLASIPSTTQFGMANLLTTKTINLKDAELFIDDVSTEGLANRSKILKKHVQDAQVFAYAEIEGNSQQANRDIFKSSLVYIYHDCIDAVGDKRPSERNSFKAVADGIAELAAMVKKLHSSYNVSRVIITADHGFIYNDRTIKEADKEPLNEEGAILTHNRYAIIKNDRKQDLGYKIPLKQTNRIDSDLFVLVPKSVNRYKKQGVGHQFVHGGASLQELIVPVIESTRKRTEVIKKVKPVLISKNLRVVSNILRIQILQDQRVSRNEKEREILVGLYRDLELVSNQVTIQMSSTSELPSERSYGCELMLRGDIGNISMLKLKIYDKDDELNPLIIQEVINNTLIESDF; the protein is encoded by the coding sequence ATGCTAAAAGAACGAATAGAACAATATTTTCAGCAATACCCACAACTTCGGGTACTCTTCTTTTTTGACGAAGAAAAGGAGCACGAGGAGGAATATCTCGCGATGGATTTGGAGGGAATCCGTAAAGTGACATTTGACAACCGGAACTTCTACCTGAAAGTGATGCTTCACGGAGAATGGTCGGCTGAGAGAGTCTTTCTTTACTTTCAGCAACCCATGCCCTCCACTCAGGATGAGTACCGGCATTTTCCTTTGCTCGATTTACTGGTTGCTAACAAGGTTTTGTACCTCGACAATGTAGCCGATTTTATGGATCAGTTTCAACTGGCACCCAACCAACGTTCATTAGCCAAACGATACATCAAAGAGTTAACGCGTACACCAATACAAAAGGTAGTCGCACCATTACTGACCCGAACCCGTTTCGAAGAATCGGAATTGGTAATTGGATTGATCTCTGCATTCCTGAGATTCACTAAAATTGAACGCTGGGAAACCATTCTGGCTAAAATTTTGTGCCTTGGTTTGCCCGGACAGGAGGAAAACAGGGATTATTTTTTCAGGAAAATCGATGCAAACATCCTTTATCCTTTCCTGGTTCAGCCTATCCGTGATTATTTCAATACTACTCTCGAAGAACTTAATCAACAAACCCTGATTGAACTTCAAAACCGCTTGAAATACAACCTGATCACTTATACGTTGGATGAAAAACCAGATGATCCTTACAAAAACTTAAAAATTCAGGATGGGGTGGTATTGTCCATGCTCAGCAATTTGAGCGAGAGTGCCTTGAATAATCCGAAGTTGGCCGATCAATTTCTTCAACTGTTGGAATCAAACGACAGCCAAATCAAAGAAGAAACCCTACTTCAAATCTATGGCTCCGAATCAGAGTTTGGCTACCTGACCACCTTCATGAAATGGAAAATCTTAAGTTCAGGAATTCGTGAAATTGATTTCAAACCCCAAACCGCATTACAGGTATTCGAGCGGGTTTCCATGTTTCGTGAAAACACTGTCCAATTGTCAAATACAGTTCGGTTTTTAATCTATCTGGCCAATATCAATAGTCAACTGAATGAAATCTCTGGTTACATCTACGATTCGCCTGACGAGTACATTGAAAAATACGCTCAGGATTTCTACCGGATTGATCAAAATTACCGCAAGGCCATTGATTTCTATCGGTCAGTTGATGTTTCAGAATTACCCGATTTTATTCAGTTGGATCCGTTGAAAGATTTGCTGGAGGACCGGTACGAAAGCTTCCTGGAGAAATTGAACCGGGAGTGGCTGAAATGTTTTTCGGAACAAGGGTTTAGCTATGCAAATCTCGCTACACCAAAGCAATACGATTTTATCAAACGTGAAATCGTGCCTTATGAGCTGAAGATAGTTGTGATCATCTCGGATGCCCTGCGTTACGAATCGGCCATGAGCTTGCTCTCCGAGCTTCATGGTGACAGCAAAAACGAAGCGGTCATTCGGCATCAATTGGCTTCAATTCCATCGACCACTCAATTCGGTATGGCCAATTTACTAACAACCAAAACGATCAATCTAAAAGATGCAGAATTGTTTATTGACGATGTCAGTACAGAGGGTTTGGCAAACCGGTCAAAAATATTGAAGAAGCACGTTCAGGACGCACAGGTTTTTGCTTACGCCGAGATTGAAGGTAACTCGCAACAAGCCAACCGTGATATTTTCAAGTCGTCGCTTGTCTATATTTATCACGATTGCATTGATGCCGTGGGTGATAAACGACCATCGGAACGCAATTCATTTAAAGCGGTCGCCGATGGAATTGCTGAACTGGCAGCAATGGTGAAGAAATTACATTCGTCGTACAATGTGTCCCGTGTTATTATTACCGCCGATCATGGTTTTATATACAACGACCGCACAATCAAAGAGGCAGACAAAGAACCGTTAAACGAAGAAGGTGCAATACTTACACACAATAGGTACGCAATAATCAAAAATGACCGGAAACAAGATTTAGGTTACAAAATACCATTAAAGCAAACCAATCGGATTGATTCTGATTTATTTGTACTCGTACCAAAGTCGGTCAACCGGTATAAAAAACAAGGAGTTGGACATCAGTTTGTACACGGTGGGGCCAGCTTGCAGGAATTGATTGTGCCGGTAATTGAAAGTACCCGTAAACGGACTGAGGTAATCAAAAAAGTGAAGCCCGTATTGATCAGCAAAAACCTTCGGGTGGTTTCAAATATTCTGCGCATTCAAATTCTTCAGGACCAACGAGTATCCAGGAATGAAAAAGAAAGGGAAATTCTGGTTGGGCTTTATCGTGATTTGGAATTGGTGTCGAATCAGGTAACCATTCAAATGAGTTCAACTTCTGAATTACCCAGTGAACGAAGCTATGGTTGTGAGTTGATGCTCCGGGGCGATATTGGGAATATTAGCATGTTGAAGCTGAAAATTTACGACAAGGACGATGAATTGAATCCGTTAATCATTCAGGAGGTAATCAATAACACCTTAATTGAGTCTGATTTTTGA
- a CDS encoding phospholipase D-like domain-containing protein gives MILSEQKLVIELRKAFDNAKSRIWIAVPFIGSWNLVERITGISWVAKRNIDFRLLTDISNEHFIDSKTYQKFKQQAECKTLEGLHAKIYIIDNFILLTSANLTGTAFSKRYEIGITLNNDQDVVRTFLKWWNIAKTIDKDWLPSKSDNGAKNEEPEAYNISKLKKLWKLPKSPQTGNDFKEYFNTLRYYNNFTRLYEVHAERLLVDLPIYQEVDSFLNYLFHEHPDKPSSEYLEKGNRELTEKGRISELKKYFTQYKNWLSDHPTFENHRIDNIKTIQLKLSKSKIDKLKQEDIELVINSLHCMKSLALNRAKFLNQQNNKIEIIIQSWKDLLHNDETDLPKRMQTCKNNLYSFGKSSISELLAWYYPNQYPLINRNSNSGMKFFGYDIETY, from the coding sequence ATGATACTATCAGAACAAAAGTTAGTTATTGAATTACGAAAAGCATTTGATAATGCGAAATCACGTATTTGGATTGCTGTTCCGTTTATTGGTTCATGGAATCTAGTTGAACGGATAACTGGTATAAGTTGGGTTGCCAAAAGGAATATTGATTTTAGATTATTGACGGATATTAGCAATGAACATTTCATTGATTCAAAAACATATCAGAAATTCAAACAGCAGGCTGAATGCAAAACACTTGAAGGATTACACGCCAAGATTTATATTATTGATAACTTCATCTTATTAACGTCAGCAAATCTTACTGGTACTGCATTCTCGAAAAGGTATGAAATTGGAATAACATTAAATAACGACCAGGATGTAGTTAGAACATTTCTCAAATGGTGGAATATAGCAAAGACTATTGATAAGGATTGGCTTCCATCGAAGAGTGATAATGGAGCAAAAAATGAAGAACCTGAGGCGTATAATATTTCAAAACTAAAGAAACTTTGGAAACTGCCTAAAAGTCCCCAAACCGGCAATGATTTCAAAGAATATTTCAACACACTTCGCTATTATAACAATTTCACCAGGCTGTATGAAGTACATGCAGAAAGGTTATTAGTCGATTTGCCAATATATCAGGAAGTTGATTCATTTCTTAATTATTTGTTTCATGAGCATCCTGATAAGCCATCAAGTGAATACCTCGAAAAAGGGAACAGAGAATTAACTGAAAAAGGAAGAATCTCCGAATTGAAGAAATACTTTACTCAGTACAAAAACTGGCTTTCTGATCATCCAACCTTTGAAAACCATAGAATTGATAATATTAAAACGATTCAGCTCAAATTATCAAAATCTAAGATTGACAAACTAAAACAAGAAGACATTGAATTAGTTATAAATAGTCTTCATTGCATGAAAAGTTTAGCACTTAATAGAGCAAAGTTTTTAAATCAACAAAACAACAAAATAGAGATCATAATTCAGAGCTGGAAAGATTTGTTGCATAATGATGAGACTGACTTGCCTAAAAGAATGCAAACTTGTAAAAACAATCTTTACTCGTTCGGAAAATCATCGATTAGTGAATTGCTAGCATGGTATTACCCGAATCAATATCCATTAATAAACAGGAATTCAAATAGTGGTATGAAATTCTTTGGATATGATATAGAAACATATTGA